The stretch of DNA CAGCAGTCTGCTGGGAAGGGTTTTGGGGGTGTAATGCTCTATCTCCCAGAAGGGGTCGTAGCAGAGGCCAGCCACAACCCTCCTACCATCAGGTAGGCTTCCCTTCTTGAGGTACATGTCGAAGTGGTATGGGGCCAGGCTCTCCCTTATATTGTCTGGCAGGTTGGGGTGGTTAATATCGCCCACTATGACAAGGGATGCCCCTCCTTTCTCGATCTCGGCTATATCCCTCTCTATGGACCTCCTCATTATCCTGTATAATATTGAAAGCTCGGCCCTACTCCTCTTGCTGCAGTTGTCCCTGCTTAGTACGTAGAGATATACAGACCGGATAGCCGGGTAGAAGTCCCTTATATAGGTGAGTATTCTCTTGACGTTTCTGTACCCTGTGTAATACGCTATGTAAAGATTCTCTCCGCGTAGGC from Aeropyrum pernix K1 encodes:
- a CDS encoding undecaprenyl diphosphate synthase family protein; the protein is MGQPRAIGIIPDGNRRWASLRGENLYIAYYTGYRNVKRILTYIRDFYPAIRSVYLYVLSRDNCSKRSRAELSILYRIMRRSIERDIAEIEKGGASLVIVGDINHPNLPDNIRESLAPYHFDMYLKKGSLPDGRRVVAGLCYDPFWEIEHYTPKTLPSRLLDEIDLVIRTGGEKRLSSFFPLLTRYAELYFIDKLWPDFTREDLDRAVQWFSTRRRPMGR